A window of the Thalassospira sp. TSL5-1 genome harbors these coding sequences:
- the ybgF gene encoding tol-pal system protein YbgF — translation MILGFLTFGMASPALAQDASMTRQVEQLRKDLDLLQRYVYREGPPADGGGASGATNNATPAAARQQVQIDNLQAQITQLTGQIEEQGYKVRQMSDRLDRLISDVDFRLSQLEGKAGGASSGMSGGTSPAGNDGSDAGAASGAAAGAAAGAASGGSGNAGAAGNLGGAASGEPLDKNGTRLFGVIRNEGEAPNIPSGPQGDTNAAGAGAGAAAGASASATAGDGVLPAGSPQDQYRYAFGLLRQQKFPEAEAALRAFVKAHPKDPLAGNAQYWLGETFYVRGNYDQASLAFTEGFQNYPDSSKAADNLLKLGMSLANLGKTDDACLTYDHLLTNFKNASGVILDRARQEKKNRNCK, via the coding sequence GTGATTTTGGGTTTTCTGACCTTTGGCATGGCTTCTCCGGCGCTGGCGCAGGATGCCTCAATGACCCGGCAGGTCGAACAACTTCGCAAGGACCTGGATCTGTTGCAGCGATATGTATATCGCGAAGGGCCGCCTGCTGATGGGGGCGGAGCCAGCGGGGCCACAAACAATGCAACCCCTGCCGCCGCACGCCAACAGGTACAGATCGATAATTTACAAGCCCAGATTACCCAGCTTACCGGCCAGATCGAAGAGCAGGGATACAAGGTTCGGCAAATGTCGGACCGCCTTGACCGGCTGATTTCGGATGTTGATTTCCGCCTGAGCCAGCTAGAAGGCAAAGCAGGCGGGGCTTCCAGTGGCATGTCTGGTGGAACGTCCCCTGCCGGGAACGACGGTTCAGATGCCGGGGCTGCTTCCGGTGCTGCGGCGGGTGCGGCTGCAGGTGCTGCCAGTGGTGGCTCGGGTAATGCTGGTGCCGCCGGCAATCTGGGGGGGGCGGCTAGCGGAGAACCGCTTGATAAAAACGGCACCCGCCTGTTTGGCGTTATCCGCAACGAGGGCGAGGCCCCCAATATTCCGTCCGGTCCGCAGGGCGATACGAACGCGGCAGGCGCAGGAGCAGGGGCCGCTGCCGGAGCCTCGGCATCTGCAACAGCGGGGGATGGTGTCTTGCCCGCCGGTTCACCGCAGGATCAGTATCGTTATGCCTTTGGTCTTTTGCGCCAGCAGAAATTTCCCGAGGCCGAAGCCGCCTTGCGCGCCTTTGTCAAGGCCCATCCCAAAGATCCGCTGGCGGGTAATGCCCAATATTGGTTGGGTGAAACCTTTTATGTCCGCGGCAATTATGATCAGGCGTCGCTGGCCTTTACCGAAGGTTTCCAGAATTATCCTGACAGCTCGAAGGCGGCAGACAATCTTTTGAAACTGGGCATGTCGCTTGCCAATCTTGGTAAAACCGATGATGCCTGCCTGACCTATGATCATCTTTTGACCAATTTCAAGAACGCATCGGGCGTTATTCTGGATCGGGCACGTCAGGAAAAGAAAAACCGCAATTGTAAATAA
- the ruvB gene encoding Holliday junction branch migration DNA helicase RuvB, with protein sequence MNEENDRLLSGERNAEDRQEGSLRPRRLDDFTGQKEVRENLDVFIQAARGREEAMDHVLFFGPPGLGKTTLSQIVASELGVGFRATSGPVIAKAGDLAALLTNLQPRDVLFIDEIHRLNPAVEEILYPAMEDFQLDLIIGEGPAARSVRIDLPPFTLVGATTRSGLLTTPLRDRFGIPLRLRFYEPEELVDIVARGAKLLNFDMTRDGAMEIARRSRGTPRIAGRLLRRVRDFAVVAGKSPVNAFIADAALTRLEVDNLGLDSQDRRYLTCIASNYGGGPVGVDTLAAALSEERDTIEDVIEPYLLQQGLIQRTPRGRMLGVKGFNHLGLTPPRSQAGVPMSDLFESEALKNANDEGDA encoded by the coding sequence GTGAACGAGGAAAACGACCGCCTGCTCAGTGGCGAACGCAATGCCGAAGACCGCCAGGAAGGGTCTTTGCGTCCGCGCAGGCTGGATGATTTTACCGGCCAGAAAGAAGTACGTGAAAATCTGGATGTTTTTATTCAGGCGGCCCGTGGTCGTGAAGAGGCAATGGACCATGTGCTGTTTTTCGGGCCCCCAGGGCTGGGCAAAACCACATTGTCGCAAATCGTTGCCAGCGAACTGGGTGTGGGTTTTCGTGCCACATCCGGCCCGGTGATTGCCAAGGCGGGGGATCTTGCTGCCCTTTTGACCAATTTGCAGCCACGTGATGTGCTGTTTATTGACGAAATCCATCGTCTGAACCCGGCAGTTGAAGAAATCCTGTATCCGGCGATGGAGGATTTTCAGCTTGACCTGATCATTGGCGAGGGGCCAGCGGCACGTTCCGTGCGGATTGATTTGCCGCCTTTTACCTTGGTCGGCGCAACAACCCGGTCCGGGCTTTTGACAACCCCCTTGCGGGATCGTTTTGGCATCCCGTTGCGTTTGCGGTTTTACGAGCCGGAAGAACTGGTGGATATTGTTGCGCGCGGGGCAAAATTGCTTAATTTTGACATGACCCGCGATGGCGCAATGGAAATTGCCCGCCGGTCAAGGGGAACGCCGCGCATTGCCGGGCGTTTGTTGCGGCGGGTAAGAGACTTTGCCGTGGTTGCAGGGAAGTCGCCAGTGAATGCCTTTATCGCCGATGCCGCCCTGACCCGGCTGGAGGTGGACAATCTGGGCCTTGATAGCCAGGACCGGCGCTATCTGACCTGTATTGCCAGCAATTATGGCGGCGGGCCGGTGGGCGTTGATACGCTGGCGGCAGCCCTGTCGGAAGAACGCGATACGATCGAAGATGTGATTGAACCCTATTTGTTGCAGCAGGGTCTTATTCAGCGAACGCCACGCGGTCGGATGCTTGGCGTTAAGGGGTTTAATCATCTTGGATTAACGCCGCCCCGCAGTCAGGCGGGGGTTCCCATGTCGGACCTGTTTGAAAGCGAAGCCCTGAAAAATGCAAATGACGAAGGTGACGCATGA
- the ruvA gene encoding Holliday junction branch migration protein RuvA, producing the protein MIAKLRGIVDFIGEDHVIIDVNGVGYLVFASRRTLSMMPPVGGDAGLIIETHVREDHIHLYGFADHAEKQWFALLTTVQGVGAKVGLAILSVLSPTDLLRALASQDTTALCRAPGVGAKVATRIVGELKDKAAKLNLGPVAAPVVAPAPVAEKAEGKAKPSRKKAAPAEAAAPEAPVIDDGAIMADAVSALVNLGYGRSEAFGAVGKAAQNAGENRNLDTLIRLGLKELSA; encoded by the coding sequence TTTATCGGCGAAGATCACGTTATCATTGATGTTAACGGTGTTGGCTATCTTGTTTTTGCCTCGCGCCGCACACTCTCCATGATGCCTCCTGTGGGGGGGGATGCCGGTTTGATCATCGAAACCCATGTCCGTGAAGATCACATTCATCTTTATGGTTTTGCCGATCACGCGGAAAAACAGTGGTTTGCCCTTTTGACAACCGTTCAGGGGGTTGGGGCCAAGGTGGGCCTTGCCATTTTATCGGTTCTGTCCCCGACCGACCTTTTGCGCGCGCTGGCTTCCCAGGACACAACCGCCCTGTGCCGGGCGCCCGGCGTAGGGGCAAAGGTGGCAACACGTATTGTTGGCGAGTTAAAAGACAAGGCTGCCAAGCTAAACCTTGGCCCGGTCGCCGCACCGGTGGTGGCACCTGCACCTGTTGCGGAAAAGGCCGAGGGGAAAGCAAAACCGTCGCGTAAAAAAGCAGCGCCTGCCGAAGCTGCGGCCCCCGAAGCCCCGGTGATTGATGATGGTGCGATCATGGCCGATGCCGTTTCCGCGCTGGTGAATTTGGGCTATGGCCGCTCCGAGGCGTTTGGTGCTGTGGGCAAGGCCGCGCAGAATGCGGGCGAGAACCGAAATCTTGATACGCTGATCCGTTTGGGCCTAAAGGAGCTTAGCGCGTGA
- the tolR gene encoding protein TolR, with product MGAQLASGNSGGGRRRGRRGRGGRRAMSDINVTPMVDVMLVLLVIFMVTAPLITAGVDVDLPKASATQMTGQDEPLVVSLTKDGDVYLMDSEVNRDDLVAKLRAITENKQDTRIFVKGDKAVDYGQVMDLMGRINEAGFSKVALIADLPEKGK from the coding sequence ATGGGCGCACAACTAGCTTCTGGAAATTCCGGCGGCGGACGTCGCCGTGGGCGCAGGGGGCGCGGTGGTCGTCGCGCCATGAGCGATATCAACGTTACCCCGATGGTTGACGTGATGCTGGTGCTCCTCGTGATTTTTATGGTCACGGCACCGCTGATCACGGCCGGGGTTGATGTTGATCTGCCCAAAGCCAGCGCCACCCAGATGACCGGGCAGGACGAACCCCTGGTGGTGTCCCTGACCAAGGATGGCGATGTTTATTTAATGGACAGTGAAGTAAACCGGGACGACCTGGTTGCCAAATTGCGCGCCATTACCGAGAACAAGCAGGATACCCGGATCTTTGTGAAGGGTGACAAGGCGGTTGATTACGGCCAGGTCATGGATTTGATGGGGCGCATCAACGAAGCAGGTTTTAGCAAGGTCGCTCTGATTGCAGACCTGCCGGAAAAGGGCAAATAA
- a CDS encoding YbgC/FadM family acyl-CoA thioesterase codes for MSDALLGTLDGKRHIYPFCVFYEDTDAGGIVYHAQYLAFAERGRTSMVNLLGFSNRNIAERHKVAIAVRHCTVDFRRAARLEDRLTVESRLIRMGGASLGFEQKIMRDGEELVVIDIVLACMSLETFKAQRLPDELRNVFSDYLDVNEG; via the coding sequence ATGAGCGACGCGCTTTTGGGAACCCTTGACGGAAAACGCCACATCTACCCGTTTTGCGTGTTTTACGAGGATACCGATGCCGGTGGAATTGTATATCATGCGCAATACCTTGCCTTTGCCGAGCGTGGCCGGACGTCAATGGTGAATTTATTGGGTTTTTCCAATAGAAACATTGCCGAACGCCACAAAGTTGCCATAGCGGTTCGACATTGTACCGTCGATTTCCGTCGGGCTGCGCGGCTTGAGGACCGGTTGACTGTGGAAAGTCGATTGATCCGAATGGGCGGTGCGTCACTGGGGTTCGAGCAAAAAATCATGCGTGATGGCGAGGAACTGGTCGTAATCGATATCGTTCTGGCCTGCATGTCGCTTGAAACCTTCAAGGCGCAACGCCTGCCGGATGAATTAAGAAATGTGTTCAGTGACTATCTGGATGTGAACGAGGGCTAA
- the tilS gene encoding tRNA lysidine(34) synthetase TilS translates to MSSHQSGHAASSGVPLDAAFFSALMAPFEPFEDEPRVLVAVSGGADSMALAILAQHWCAKRAGKVLAVTVDHGLRAEAADEARWVAAQLAQYGIEHVTLRWNGAKSGAAIQEMARAARYRLIDHLAQERGILHVLVAHHLNDQLETVAMRQNHDSGPVGRAGMSARRILPHCRVLRPLLSVPRRDIEATLRAIKPDNKSLVAVSPGEGAGQPWITDPSNSNRTFERVRIRQHLQMSGGEGGGHHDRKRDQGDCRNDLARLAHARRDVEGETGRFLARCVALDADGVARIDGAALMDAACHVGDSVPTVTRDAILYGMGHILRVVGGGKYAPARDSVARCLDLVCQKQVARHSLGGCVIHRRENHILVYREFGRMNHKACPVAVNAVTHWDERFQLWLEIPENGGLPEYRGAFSIVPLGACDPFHKRVFRQRLARTVPFWANRPRLALASLPFLCWLDQPLSVAGLEIHALSDVLSAAGCPTDHLELFRAIRVTWRFAPPAPLWEGGFKFVANP, encoded by the coding sequence ATGAGCAGTCACCAATCCGGTCATGCGGCGTCCAGCGGGGTTCCTCTGGACGCCGCTTTCTTTTCCGCCCTGATGGCGCCGTTTGAACCGTTCGAGGATGAACCGCGTGTGCTGGTTGCGGTATCGGGTGGGGCGGATAGCATGGCGCTTGCCATCCTGGCACAGCATTGGTGTGCGAAGCGGGCGGGAAAGGTGCTGGCCGTTACGGTCGATCATGGCTTGCGGGCCGAAGCCGCTGACGAGGCCCGCTGGGTCGCGGCTCAATTGGCGCAATATGGCATCGAACATGTCACGTTGCGCTGGAATGGCGCAAAATCGGGCGCGGCCATACAGGAAATGGCACGGGCGGCACGCTATCGGTTGATTGACCATCTGGCGCAGGAGCGCGGTATTTTGCATGTTCTGGTGGCGCATCATTTGAATGACCAGCTTGAAACCGTTGCCATGCGCCAGAACCATGACAGCGGCCCTGTTGGGCGGGCTGGTATGTCGGCCCGGCGGATATTGCCCCATTGCCGTGTGTTGCGGCCGCTTTTGTCAGTGCCGCGCCGCGATATTGAGGCCACTTTGCGTGCCATAAAACCTGATAACAAAAGCCTGGTTGCGGTCAGCCCCGGAGAAGGGGCAGGGCAGCCCTGGATTACCGATCCGTCAAACAGCAATCGCACCTTTGAACGTGTTCGCATTCGCCAGCATTTGCAAATGTCCGGCGGTGAGGGGGGCGGGCATCATGACCGGAAGCGCGATCAAGGCGATTGCAGGAATGATCTTGCCCGGCTGGCACATGCACGAAGGGATGTGGAAGGTGAAACCGGGCGTTTTTTGGCGCGCTGTGTTGCCCTGGATGCCGATGGCGTTGCCCGGATAGATGGTGCGGCCTTGATGGATGCTGCCTGCCATGTGGGTGATTCTGTACCCACAGTTACACGCGACGCCATTTTGTATGGCATGGGGCATATTTTGCGTGTGGTGGGGGGCGGTAAATATGCCCCGGCGCGGGACTCGGTTGCGCGATGTTTGGATTTGGTCTGCCAAAAGCAGGTTGCGCGGCATAGTTTGGGCGGATGTGTGATCCATCGGCGCGAAAATCATATTCTGGTTTATCGCGAATTTGGCCGGATGAACCACAAAGCGTGCCCGGTGGCCGTCAATGCTGTGACCCATTGGGATGAGCGGTTCCAGCTTTGGCTTGAAATCCCTGAAAACGGGGGATTGCCGGAATATCGCGGTGCGTTTTCCATTGTGCCACTTGGTGCGTGTGACCCGTTTCACAAGCGCGTTTTTCGCCAAAGGCTGGCACGAACCGTGCCGTTTTGGGCCAATCGACCCCGTTTGGCATTGGCCTCGTTGCCGTTTTTGTGTTGGCTAGATCAGCCTTTATCTGTCGCTGGTCTTGAGATTCATGCGCTTTCCGACGTATTATCCGCCGCCGGTTGCCCGACAGATCATTTGGAGCTGTTTCGGGCAATCAGAGTGACGTGGCGGTTTGCACCACCGGCCCCTTTGTGGGAAGGTGGTTTTAAATTCGTCGCAAATCCGTGA
- the pal gene encoding peptidoglycan-associated lipoprotein Pal → MKLRILSVFAAAALLAACETAPDSSATSQGEGVSTVNQPADTTTSSTLSESSPEWFAVNVGDRVFFDYDQYDLSAEARRTLELQAAWLKKYPQYTVLVEGHTDERGTREYNLALGERRANSAKDYLIALGVDPSRIETISYGKERPVALGHDQESWAKNRRAVTVVR, encoded by the coding sequence ATGAAACTTCGGATTCTGAGTGTTTTTGCTGCCGCCGCTCTTTTGGCCGCTTGTGAAACTGCACCGGACAGCTCGGCGACTTCGCAGGGCGAAGGTGTCTCTACTGTTAACCAGCCCGCAGATACCACCACTTCCAGCACGCTTTCCGAAAGCAGCCCGGAATGGTTTGCGGTTAATGTTGGCGATCGCGTTTTCTTTGACTACGACCAGTATGATCTGTCGGCTGAAGCCCGTCGTACCCTGGAACTCCAGGCTGCATGGCTGAAGAAATACCCGCAGTACACTGTTCTGGTTGAAGGCCATACCGACGAACGCGGTACACGCGAATACAACCTTGCACTGGGTGAACGCCGTGCAAACTCTGCCAAGGATTATTTGATTGCTCTGGGCGTTGATCCGTCCCGCATCGAAACCATTTCCTACGGCAAGGAACGCCCGGTTGCTCTGGGCCATGACCAGGAAAGCTGGGCCAAGAACCGTCGCGCTGTAACGGTTGTCCGTTAA
- the tolB gene encoding Tol-Pal system beta propeller repeat protein TolB yields the protein MTSKTKAFKRHWRVRGLAGLCALAVAVGLSIVAAAPARAELRVDITRGEVKPMPIAVTRFAGEGVSETDVGQNITNVINSDLARSGLFKTIDEKAFIQSVSSLAVNPNFAEWRTIGAQALVNGRVLTEANGLLRVEFRLWDVLAENQMAGVAYRTQPGNWRRIAHKIADEIYKRITGESGYFDTRIVYVSESGPATRRIKRLAIMDQDGANHRFLTDGKFLVLSPRFSPTAQEVVYMSYFNDKPRVYVLDIDTGELELLGDFPGMTFAPRFSPDGNSVIMSQALDGNSEIYSLDLRTREKRQLTRHPAVDTSPSYSPDGSRIVFNSDRSGAQQLYVMNADGSGVQRISFGGGLYSTPVWSPRGDLIAFTKTQGGQFYIGVMRPDGSGERLLANGYLVEAPTWAPNGRVLMFDRQIPSKDGTKDRYRLFSIDLTGYNEREIVTPADGSDPAWSPLIP from the coding sequence ATGACAAGCAAGACCAAGGCTTTTAAACGACACTGGCGTGTACGCGGGCTAGCTGGCCTGTGTGCCCTTGCCGTTGCTGTTGGCTTGAGCATTGTTGCAGCCGCCCCGGCGCGTGCTGAACTGCGTGTTGATATTACACGCGGTGAAGTAAAGCCGATGCCCATTGCCGTGACACGTTTTGCAGGCGAGGGTGTTTCGGAAACCGATGTCGGGCAGAATATTACAAATGTGATCAACAGTGATCTGGCGCGCTCGGGTCTTTTCAAAACGATTGATGAAAAGGCCTTTATCCAGAGCGTCAGTTCGCTGGCGGTCAATCCCAACTTTGCCGAGTGGCGTACAATTGGCGCCCAGGCCCTGGTTAATGGCCGGGTCCTGACCGAGGCAAACGGGTTACTGCGAGTGGAATTTCGTTTGTGGGACGTTTTGGCCGAAAACCAGATGGCCGGTGTTGCGTATCGCACGCAGCCGGGTAACTGGCGGCGGATCGCCCACAAAATTGCCGACGAGATCTATAAACGCATCACCGGTGAGTCCGGGTATTTCGATACCCGCATCGTTTATGTATCCGAATCGGGACCGGCGACACGCCGGATCAAGCGACTGGCGATCATGGATCAGGATGGTGCAAACCACCGTTTCCTGACCGATGGCAAGTTTCTTGTTCTCAGCCCACGGTTTTCGCCGACCGCCCAGGAAGTGGTTTACATGTCGTATTTCAACGACAAACCACGGGTTTATGTTCTTGATATCGACACCGGAGAGCTGGAATTGCTTGGTGATTTCCCGGGGATGACATTTGCCCCGAGATTTTCACCGGATGGCAATTCGGTGATCATGAGCCAGGCGCTGGACGGCAATAGCGAGATTTATTCGCTGGATTTGCGCACCCGCGAAAAGCGCCAGTTGACGCGGCACCCCGCGGTTGATACATCGCCTTCCTATTCGCCCGATGGATCGCGTATCGTTTTCAACTCGGACCGTAGTGGCGCACAACAACTTTACGTGATGAATGCAGATGGTAGTGGCGTGCAACGGATCAGTTTTGGGGGTGGACTTTATTCAACCCCGGTCTGGTCTCCGCGTGGCGACCTGATCGCCTTCACGAAGACGCAGGGAGGTCAGTTCTATATTGGTGTCATGCGGCCAGATGGCAGTGGTGAACGGCTGCTGGCCAACGGGTACCTCGTTGAGGCCCCGACATGGGCACCAAACGGTCGGGTTTTGATGTTTGATCGCCAAATCCCGTCTAAGGATGGAACCAAGGACCGATACCGCCTGTTTTCGATTGATCTTACCGGTTATAACGAGCGCGAGATCGTTACACCGGCAGATGGGTCGGATCCGGCATGGTCGCCCTTGATTCCCTGA
- the tolQ gene encoding protein TolQ, with amino-acid sequence MENQVVDAVSLGQSVMAHDMSMWGLFVQAGLVVKVIMIGLLLSSVWVWAIVFEKTFRLRKLRAQANQFEEAFWSGGSLEDLYDRIADRPKDPMAAIFVSAMREWRRSNARGVHGETMRARLQQRLERAMEVTLGREMDRVEKYMTFLASVGSTAPFVGLFGTVWGIMASFQSIAASKNTSLAVVAPGIAEALFATAIGLVAAIPAVVAYNKISSDLNRYGNRLEAFVDEFSSILSRQLDEKRD; translated from the coding sequence ATGGAAAATCAGGTTGTCGATGCCGTGTCGCTTGGCCAGTCGGTGATGGCGCATGACATGTCGATGTGGGGGCTGTTTGTCCAGGCCGGTCTGGTCGTCAAAGTGATCATGATCGGTCTTTTGCTGTCATCCGTCTGGGTGTGGGCAATTGTCTTTGAAAAAACCTTCCGTCTGCGCAAATTGCGTGCCCAAGCCAATCAGTTTGAAGAGGCCTTTTGGTCGGGTGGGTCGCTTGAGGACCTGTATGACCGCATTGCTGATCGGCCCAAAGACCCGATGGCCGCGATATTTGTCTCCGCCATGCGCGAATGGCGTCGCTCCAATGCGCGCGGTGTGCATGGCGAAACCATGCGGGCACGCCTGCAACAGCGCCTAGAACGGGCAATGGAAGTCACCCTGGGCCGGGAAATGGACCGTGTTGAAAAATACATGACCTTTTTGGCATCGGTTGGGTCAACGGCGCCATTTGTGGGGCTGTTTGGCACGGTTTGGGGCATTATGGCGTCGTTCCAGTCTATCGCGGCGTCCAAAAATACGTCGCTGGCGGTGGTGGCCCCAGGGATTGCCGAGGCCCTGTTTGCAACGGCTATTGGCCTTGTGGCTGCTATTCCTGCTGTTGTGGCCTATAATAAAATTTCAAGCGACCTGAATCGCTATGGCAACCGGCTGGAAGCCTTTGTCGATGAATTCAGTTCGATCCTTTCCCGCCAGCTTGATGAAAAACGGGATTAA
- a CDS encoding energy transducer TonB: MLRNVLISLAVHVAIILIAYFGLPDLFKPDPIEMQSVSVDVVTVDEFAAAQKKAPPLPKPDTKPAAKPEQKEKPTPAPEPKPQPKPEPKPEPKPEPKPVPKPEPKPEPKPEPKPEPKPKPEAKKAPEAAPVPESDAGELKPKPEEKKPEPKPEPKPEKKPEPAKKPEPKPEPKPEPKPVPKPEKKPEPKPEPKAKEEPKRTLADILKDVRKTEAKSEPVPEQPDQKPAKEASSEQTATRLSDRLTMSELDALRRQIAQCWNPPVGSKDADFVVYLNIQVNPDRTVRSAQIANRNEIGNDPSKRTVAESALRAVLNPACSPLKLPANKYDLWNTVVMTFNMREMLGL; the protein is encoded by the coding sequence ATGCTGCGGAATGTGCTGATTTCATTGGCGGTGCATGTGGCGATCATTTTGATTGCTTATTTCGGCTTGCCTGATTTGTTTAAACCGGACCCGATAGAGATGCAGTCGGTATCGGTGGACGTTGTTACGGTGGATGAATTTGCGGCCGCCCAGAAAAAGGCGCCGCCATTGCCCAAGCCTGATACCAAACCGGCGGCCAAGCCGGAACAAAAGGAAAAGCCGACACCCGCGCCCGAGCCAAAACCCCAGCCGAAGCCGGAACCCAAACCCGAGCCAAAACCGGAGCCAAAGCCCGTTCCCAAACCGGAACCCAAGCCTGAGCCAAAACCGGAACCGAAGCCTGAACCAAAGCCGAAACCTGAGGCCAAAAAGGCCCCGGAGGCAGCGCCCGTGCCTGAAAGTGATGCGGGTGAGTTAAAGCCCAAGCCGGAAGAAAAGAAACCGGAGCCGAAGCCCGAACCAAAGCCGGAAAAGAAACCGGAACCGGCAAAAAAGCCTGAGCCCAAGCCGGAACCGAAACCGGAGCCAAAGCCTGTTCCGAAACCGGAAAAGAAACCCGAGCCGAAGCCTGAACCCAAGGCCAAGGAAGAGCCGAAGCGAACCCTTGCCGATATTTTAAAAGACGTTCGCAAGACAGAGGCAAAATCTGAGCCGGTACCGGAGCAGCCAGATCAGAAACCGGCAAAGGAAGCTTCAAGTGAGCAGACGGCAACGCGCCTGTCGGATCGGCTGACCATGAGCGAGCTTGATGCGCTCAGGCGTCAGATTGCGCAGTGCTGGAACCCGCCCGTGGGCTCCAAGGATGCCGATTTTGTGGTTTATCTGAATATTCAGGTTAATCCGGATCGCACGGTGCGCAGCGCGCAAATTGCCAATCGCAATGAAATTGGTAATGATCCGTCAAAGCGGACAGTTGCCGAAAGTGCATTGCGTGCTGTTTTGAACCCGGCCTGCAGCCCGCTGAAGCTGCCAGCGAATAAATATGACCTGTGGAACACAGTTGTCATGACCTTTAACATGCGGGAGATGTTGGGTTTATAG